The following proteins are encoded in a genomic region of Chryseobacterium cucumeris:
- a CDS encoding reprolysin-like metallopeptidase, which yields MKKRILFVCALASCFTVFNAQRWEAVSQKTSQIREGVEVQHSYRVDLKSLREMLKNAEETGKGATPVIISLPTVEGKIEKFAVYSNPVLDKSLAERYQLGSYVGVGVDDPSKYLRFSTSPYDMQSMIIKNGIFQFIEPISADKQTYGVFYKSKNEGEHGFKCDTGEHDFKSINKLVENGKKMLSGVGIASRPTNTKYRDFRMGLSVTGEYSQYQLTAAGTPANATDDVKKGVVLAAMNNTMTRINGVFERDFGAHLTVQNLPDIIYLDPATDPYSNNLNLQLQQTLTSVVGNANYDIGHVLNQNAERSGNAGGIGIVCVDPATNTEIKKGSAYTQGPVPVGEVFDFTAAHEMGHQLGANHTFSNTSVTDANQGANVEPGGGTTIMGYAGITYDNVQANADGYFHYKSIDQVLTNLESKVNCGASQNIINNTAPAINPLAAYSIPKGTAYYLEASATDAENDSVNYSWEQNDSTDEFSTISGDSGWGYNPKGALARSVPGTANGRRYFPNFASVMNGILTDKQRWETVSYIPRTLNYAVTVRDLNAQRPMVSSSTTTVTVGNDGPFKFNGLTTSSVLYNDALNTIYWEVANTNAAPYNTASVKIDYTTNNGATWTNLVASTPNIGSYSVQMPGNISGAVKLRVSAIGNIFYAVSPAVTVGSAPTSTASAPTGVSTIDTEVFKTTARVSWNSVPGAAYSVNYRKAGTASWSNVASQANSVVLNNLEDETNYEVQVAAVVNSVPGTFSNNYTFKTKGLKTGADYCLLNSGSPYVGAILKVTVANLDYSDLTAKSYKDLSEDLTKIVNLTQGSSYTLTPRIGNLLQNGLPVNVSAWIDYNRNGVFESTERVGQTSATANAGNIGLSGFNFTVPATTYSGDKTLRMRVVGKFATSALNSVCGELASQAGGIMDLPVKITASTLAVRETVDTKSSEVSVYPNPADTFVEVKNLKGKGDYKIYSADGRLVQEGKIDGKINVASLVKGMYVITIKEDKNTYNTKLIKK from the coding sequence ATGAAAAAAAGAATTTTATTCGTTTGTGCATTAGCATCTTGTTTTACAGTTTTCAATGCTCAGAGGTGGGAAGCTGTCTCTCAGAAAACTTCACAGATAAGAGAAGGAGTAGAAGTACAACATTCTTATAGAGTGGATCTGAAATCTCTTCGCGAAATGCTGAAAAATGCTGAAGAAACCGGGAAAGGAGCAACGCCGGTTATTATTTCTTTACCCACGGTTGAAGGAAAGATTGAAAAGTTTGCTGTTTATAGCAATCCTGTACTTGATAAATCCCTGGCCGAAAGATATCAGCTTGGGTCATATGTAGGAGTGGGCGTAGATGATCCGTCTAAATATTTGAGATTCAGTACCTCTCCCTATGATATGCAGTCTATGATCATTAAAAATGGTATATTTCAGTTTATAGAACCAATAAGTGCTGATAAACAGACTTACGGTGTATTCTATAAATCAAAGAATGAAGGAGAACACGGCTTTAAATGTGATACAGGAGAACATGATTTTAAGAGTATTAATAAATTGGTAGAGAATGGTAAAAAAATGCTTTCCGGAGTGGGGATTGCCAGCAGACCTACCAATACAAAATACAGAGATTTTAGAATGGGATTGTCCGTTACAGGAGAATACAGCCAATATCAGTTAACAGCGGCAGGAACTCCGGCCAATGCGACCGACGACGTAAAAAAAGGTGTTGTACTGGCCGCCATGAATAATACGATGACCCGCATAAACGGAGTTTTTGAACGTGATTTCGGAGCTCATCTGACCGTTCAGAATCTTCCGGATATCATCTATCTTGATCCGGCTACAGATCCTTATTCTAATAATTTAAATTTACAGTTGCAACAGACCCTTACTTCTGTAGTAGGAAATGCCAATTATGATATCGGGCATGTTCTTAATCAAAATGCAGAAAGAAGCGGAAATGCAGGGGGAATCGGAATTGTCTGTGTAGATCCGGCCACTAATACTGAAATAAAAAAAGGTTCAGCTTATACCCAGGGACCTGTTCCTGTAGGTGAAGTTTTTGACTTTACTGCAGCTCATGAAATGGGACATCAATTGGGAGCTAATCACACATTTTCAAATACTTCTGTCACAGATGCCAATCAGGGAGCCAATGTAGAGCCTGGAGGAGGTACTACTATTATGGGCTATGCCGGAATTACCTATGATAATGTGCAGGCTAACGCTGATGGATACTTCCATTATAAATCCATTGATCAGGTATTAACTAATTTAGAAAGTAAAGTTAATTGCGGAGCCTCTCAAAATATTATCAACAATACTGCTCCAGCCATTAATCCTTTAGCTGCTTATAGTATTCCTAAAGGAACTGCTTATTATCTTGAAGCTTCAGCTACAGATGCTGAAAATGATTCTGTGAACTATTCCTGGGAACAGAATGACAGTACAGATGAATTTTCTACCATTTCCGGCGACAGCGGATGGGGATACAATCCAAAAGGAGCTTTGGCAAGATCAGTTCCCGGAACAGCAAACGGAAGAAGGTATTTTCCCAACTTTGCAAGTGTGATGAATGGAATCCTGACAGACAAACAGAGATGGGAAACAGTATCATATATCCCGCGCACATTGAACTATGCGGTAACGGTACGGGATCTGAACGCTCAGCGTCCTATGGTTTCAAGCTCAACAACCACAGTGACTGTAGGGAATGACGGGCCATTCAAATTCAACGGACTGACCACATCTTCAGTATTGTATAATGATGCACTAAACACTATCTATTGGGAGGTTGCCAATACAAATGCAGCCCCTTATAATACAGCGAGCGTGAAAATAGATTATACTACAAATAACGGTGCAACCTGGACAAATCTTGTAGCTTCAACTCCAAACATCGGAAGCTATAGTGTACAAATGCCGGGTAATATAAGCGGAGCAGTAAAATTAAGAGTGTCAGCTATAGGGAATATCTTTTATGCAGTGTCTCCTGCTGTTACTGTGGGAAGTGCACCTACTTCGACTGCATCAGCGCCTACAGGAGTTTCCACGATAGATACTGAGGTTTTCAAAACAACAGCAAGGGTATCCTGGAATAGTGTTCCCGGAGCTGCTTACTCTGTTAATTACAGAAAAGCAGGAACGGCCAGCTGGTCTAATGTTGCTAGCCAGGCAAATTCTGTAGTTCTGAATAATTTAGAAGATGAAACCAATTACGAAGTTCAGGTAGCAGCTGTGGTAAATTCAGTTCCCGGAACTTTCTCTAATAATTATACATTTAAAACAAAAGGATTAAAGACAGGAGCTGATTACTGCCTTTTAAATTCAGGTTCACCTTATGTAGGAGCCATCTTAAAAGTTACCGTTGCGAATCTTGATTATAGTGATCTTACAGCAAAATCCTATAAAGATTTAAGCGAAGATCTTACTAAAATTGTTAACTTGACACAAGGCAGTAGCTATACGCTTACACCTAGAATAGGGAATTTGTTGCAAAACGGACTTCCGGTAAATGTATCTGCCTGGATTGATTACAATAGAAACGGAGTATTTGAATCTACAGAAAGGGTAGGACAGACTTCAGCGACAGCAAATGCAGGTAATATAGGATTATCAGGTTTTAACTTCACCGTTCCTGCTACCACTTACTCCGGAGATAAGACATTAAGAATGAGAGTCGTTGGTAAATTCGCAACGAGTGCCTTGAATAGCGTATGTGGTGAGTTGGCAAGCCAGGCTGGAGGTATTATGGATCTTCCTGTGAAAATTACTGCGAGTACACTTGCTGTGAGAGAAACGGTAGATACAAAATCATCAGAGGTTTCTGTTTATCCTAATCCTGCAGATACATTTGTAGAAGTGAAAAACCTTAAAGGTAAAGGTGACTATAAAATCTACAGTGCAGATGGAAGACTGGTTCAGGAAGGTAAGATTGATGGAAAAATCAATGTAGCTTCTCTGGTCAAAGGAATGTATGTGATTACAATAAAAGAAGATAAAAATACTTATAATACCAAATTGATCAAGAAATAA